A section of the Devosia rhizoryzae genome encodes:
- a CDS encoding efflux RND transporter permease subunit has product MLDFIERVLRMPRVVLTIMLLILGAGTAAYVNMPKESFPAIDIPYLYVSITQTGVSPRDAENLLAKPAEEELANLPNLSNITSTSTTGHASIFLEFDINADKDQALQDTRARMDAIKAKLPTDAMDPTVSEVDLVGGAVISVAVYGDAPEKELVRRAEQLQDALEAIGDVREATLSGARDEQLEVRVDLLRLETYGLTANQLFDALARNNMVVPGGTLNTGQGSFNIEVPGLITNAEDVYNLPLKTDGNTIVTFGDVATITRSLADATEYTQVNGSPALILGVSKKLGTNIIDVSDKVRATTEEIAKEWPSGVSYSFFLDQAETTQSLFRSLEAAVLTAVALVLITCVATLGVRPAIMIGLSIPLSFMMAFLVAEMLGMTINMMVMFGLVIAVGVLVDDPVVVVEYAERKLMEGVPKREAFIMAMRKMFVPVVGATATTLGAFVPLLFWPGIIGKFMSYLPTIVIIVMIASFISALIFMPVIGSIIASTHVDEKEKAKADIVMYPDKFDSKKVGGLTGIYVRIMEKLLHWPLPTLAVGFGIIATIFVTYAMNPTGTEAFPASEPEFATVAVVGRGNYSPEEIRDLLMEIEDELVQVNGIQDVIMQFGSTGAFSTTPPDTIGNFQLQFTNWNHRVPAEQIFADIRERVSGFAGLDIQLLAAENGPPAGKDLNMRVESENYDDLVPVVTAIRDKLATWPEVVDAEDGRPSPGIDWQITVDRAEAGKYGIGVRELAPYVQLITSGVKLGTYRDSETGDELDIRVRLPEEERTFDALDSMRIATPQGLVPVSNFIDRTAVPKVANIERRNQVYVMNVAAGLTNLPEGVYAADKVAELQTWISEQNFPEGVNVVFGGAEEQMGDANAFIVQALGMAMAIIFFVLLLEYNSFYQVLVTLSTVVMSVAGVLLGMLATGMTFSAIMTGLGIVALAGIVVKNGIVLIDTYNDYHRHEGVEAVKAMLLTVSQRVRPVLLTAFLTALGVIPMWANVEFDFIRREIVIGGLAGSWFIHLSAALVSGLFFSTLLTLIMVPVMITAPTVMWAQIKWLGSIFARLGGWIASPFRRKPAMATPAGFDGMALEVPEDADGSRRYIVSKDVGLVEKEANGVTVVSRRDAAE; this is encoded by the coding sequence ATGCTCGATTTCATCGAACGAGTTCTCAGGATGCCGCGCGTCGTCCTGACGATCATGCTGCTGATCCTGGGCGCCGGTACGGCGGCATATGTGAATATGCCTAAGGAAAGCTTCCCGGCGATCGACATCCCCTACCTTTATGTTTCGATCACCCAGACCGGCGTGTCGCCCCGCGATGCCGAAAACCTCCTCGCCAAGCCGGCTGAGGAGGAGTTGGCCAATCTTCCGAACCTTTCCAACATCACCTCGACCTCGACGACCGGCCACGCCTCGATCTTCCTCGAGTTCGACATCAATGCCGACAAGGACCAGGCGCTGCAGGATACGCGCGCCCGCATGGACGCGATCAAGGCGAAGCTGCCGACCGACGCCATGGACCCGACCGTTTCCGAAGTCGATCTGGTCGGCGGCGCCGTCATTTCGGTTGCCGTTTACGGTGATGCACCGGAAAAGGAACTCGTGCGCCGCGCCGAGCAGCTGCAGGACGCGCTTGAAGCAATCGGCGATGTGCGCGAAGCGACGCTTTCCGGCGCGCGCGACGAGCAGCTCGAGGTCCGCGTCGATCTCCTGCGCCTTGAAACCTATGGCCTCACCGCCAATCAGCTGTTCGATGCCCTTGCCCGCAATAACATGGTCGTGCCGGGCGGCACGCTCAACACCGGACAGGGCTCGTTCAACATCGAAGTCCCCGGCCTCATCACCAATGCCGAGGACGTCTACAACCTGCCGCTCAAGACTGATGGCAACACCATCGTCACCTTTGGCGACGTTGCAACCATCACCCGCAGCCTGGCCGATGCGACCGAATATACCCAGGTCAACGGCTCCCCTGCCCTGATCCTTGGCGTCAGCAAAAAGCTTGGCACCAACATCATCGACGTGTCCGACAAGGTTCGCGCCACGACCGAAGAGATCGCCAAGGAATGGCCCAGCGGGGTCAGCTACTCCTTCTTCCTTGATCAGGCCGAAACCACCCAGAGCCTTTTCCGCTCGCTCGAAGCGGCCGTGCTGACCGCCGTTGCTCTGGTGCTGATCACCTGCGTCGCAACGCTTGGCGTCCGTCCGGCGATCATGATCGGTCTGTCCATTCCGCTGTCCTTCATGATGGCGTTCCTCGTGGCAGAAATGCTGGGCATGACCATCAACATGATGGTGATGTTCGGCCTCGTGATTGCCGTGGGCGTGCTGGTCGACGACCCTGTCGTGGTCGTCGAATATGCCGAGCGAAAGCTCATGGAGGGCGTGCCCAAGCGCGAGGCCTTCATCATGGCCATGCGCAAGATGTTCGTGCCTGTGGTGGGCGCGACCGCCACGACGCTCGGCGCCTTTGTGCCACTGCTGTTCTGGCCGGGCATTATCGGCAAGTTCATGAGCTACCTGCCGACCATCGTGATCATCGTCATGATCGCGTCCTTTATTTCGGCCTTGATCTTCATGCCGGTGATCGGCTCGATCATCGCCTCGACCCATGTGGACGAGAAGGAAAAGGCCAAGGCGGATATCGTCATGTATCCGGACAAGTTCGACTCCAAGAAGGTCGGCGGCCTTACAGGCATCTATGTCCGCATCATGGAAAAGCTCCTGCATTGGCCACTGCCCACATTGGCAGTCGGCTTCGGCATCATCGCCACGATCTTTGTGACCTATGCGATGAACCCGACCGGCACCGAGGCTTTCCCCGCATCCGAGCCGGAGTTCGCCACCGTCGCCGTCGTCGGCCGCGGCAACTACTCGCCTGAGGAAATCCGCGACCTTCTGATGGAGATCGAGGACGAGTTGGTGCAGGTCAACGGCATCCAGGACGTGATCATGCAGTTTGGTTCGACCGGCGCATTCTCGACGACGCCGCCCGACACGATCGGCAATTTCCAGCTGCAGTTCACCAACTGGAACCATCGCGTTCCGGCCGAGCAAATCTTTGCCGATATTCGCGAACGCGTTTCCGGTTTTGCTGGTCTCGACATCCAGCTCCTCGCGGCCGAAAACGGTCCGCCCGCGGGCAAGGACCTCAACATGCGCGTTGAGAGCGAGAATTACGACGACCTCGTTCCCGTGGTCACGGCCATCCGCGATAAGCTGGCGACCTGGCCTGAAGTGGTCGACGCCGAAGACGGCCGCCCTTCCCCCGGCATCGACTGGCAGATCACCGTTGATCGCGCGGAAGCGGGCAAATACGGCATCGGCGTGCGCGAGCTTGCCCCCTATGTGCAGCTCATCACCTCGGGCGTAAAACTCGGCACCTACCGCGACAGCGAAACCGGCGACGAACTCGACATCCGTGTTCGCCTGCCTGAAGAAGAGCGCACCTTCGACGCGCTCGACTCCATGCGCATTGCCACGCCGCAGGGCCTGGTTCCGGTCAGCAACTTCATCGACCGTACCGCCGTGCCCAAGGTCGCCAATATCGAGCGCCGCAACCAGGTCTATGTGATGAATGTCGCAGCCGGCCTCACCAACCTGCCCGAGGGCGTCTACGCTGCCGACAAGGTCGCCGAGCTCCAGACCTGGATCAGCGAGCAGAACTTCCCCGAAGGCGTCAACGTCGTCTTCGGCGGTGCCGAAGAACAGATGGGCGATGCAAACGCGTTCATCGTACAGGCCCTGGGCATGGCCATGGCCATCATCTTCTTCGTGCTGCTGCTCGAGTACAACAGCTTCTACCAGGTGCTGGTGACGCTCTCGACCGTCGTCATGTCGGTGGCCGGCGTGCTGCTTGGCATGCTGGCGACGGGCATGACCTTCTCGGCTATCATGACCGGGCTCGGCATCGTGGCGCTGGCGGGCATCGTGGTGAAGAACGGTATCGTTCTGATCGATACCTATAACGACTACCACCGCCATGAGGGCGTGGAAGCTGTTAAGGCGATGTTGCTGACCGTCAGCCAGCGCGTGCGTCCGGTGCTGCTCACCGCCTTCCTTACCGCCTTGGGCGTGATCCCGATGTGGGCGAATGTCGAGTTCGACTTCATCCGCCGCGAGATCGTTATCGGCGGCCTCGCCGGATCGTGGTTCATCCACCTGTCGGCCGCGCTGGTGTCGGGCCTCTTCTTCTCGACGCTCCTGACCCTCATCATGGTGCCGGTGATGATCACGGCCCCGACGGTCATGTGGGCGCAGATCAAGTGGCTGGGCTCGATCTTCGCCCGCCTCGGCGGCTGGATCGCCAGCCCGTTCCGCCGCAAGCCTGCCATGGCAACCCCCGCCGGCTTCGACGGCATGGCGCTCGAAGTCCCCGAAGACGCCGACGGTTCGCGCCGCTACATCGTCTCCAAGGACGTGGGCCTCGTGGAGAAAGAAGCCAATGGTGTCACCGTCGTCAGCCGCAGGGATGCGGCAGAGTAA
- a CDS encoding efflux RND transporter periplasmic adaptor subunit, producing MRAFFSYGLALCLLLLAGGWLATGTLVQGGQGPGNGEKPIVSVIEGEEHGPIATALSDAGVLAHPHEPEVDPALTIAQRIEETTGASAPKQSVRTARFTAQPMPIEVPLRGRTQARATVSAVAETAGTVDTVHVTKGQRVEVGDPLCTLDQGTRAAAVAQAEAGLEQANAALAQAELNASTNVDLRERGLAAANTANAAEVALAQARAGVTQAQAGLDNARAELDRTEIVAKVEGLVQDPVAIQGSMLSAGSPCATIVQLNPMVFTSMVPEAHIGLAHTGLDATIKTVTGQTVEGKVTYISSVADAATRAFPAEIEIPNDDFAIRDGVTAEAVVNIGTAPGHLLPQSVLTLDDDGALGVRTVEDGVVAFHPVTIVNDTREGIWVTGLPAVADVITVGQENVTSGQAVDASPVAVSAEATAS from the coding sequence ATGCGAGCATTCTTTTCTTATGGCCTGGCCCTTTGCCTTCTGCTGCTTGCGGGCGGCTGGCTGGCTACCGGCACCCTGGTGCAGGGTGGACAGGGTCCCGGCAATGGTGAAAAGCCCATCGTTTCCGTCATCGAGGGGGAAGAACACGGCCCCATCGCCACGGCACTGAGTGACGCAGGCGTCTTGGCTCACCCCCATGAGCCCGAGGTCGACCCTGCCCTCACCATTGCGCAGCGGATCGAGGAAACGACTGGCGCTTCGGCGCCCAAGCAGAGCGTCCGTACCGCGCGCTTTACCGCTCAGCCCATGCCGATCGAAGTGCCATTGCGCGGCCGCACTCAAGCGCGGGCCACCGTTTCCGCCGTAGCGGAGACTGCCGGCACTGTTGACACTGTGCATGTCACCAAGGGCCAGCGCGTCGAAGTGGGCGATCCGCTTTGCACGCTCGACCAGGGCACCCGTGCCGCCGCCGTCGCGCAGGCCGAAGCTGGGCTCGAACAGGCCAATGCTGCCCTTGCGCAAGCCGAACTCAATGCCAGCACCAATGTCGATTTGCGTGAGCGTGGGCTTGCTGCCGCCAACACCGCAAACGCCGCTGAGGTTGCCCTGGCCCAGGCCCGCGCCGGTGTCACTCAGGCCCAGGCTGGTCTCGACAATGCCCGGGCCGAACTCGACCGCACCGAGATTGTTGCCAAGGTTGAAGGCCTCGTGCAGGACCCGGTGGCTATCCAGGGCTCGATGCTAAGTGCAGGCTCTCCGTGCGCTACCATCGTGCAACTGAACCCGATGGTTTTCACCAGCATGGTTCCCGAGGCACATATCGGCCTCGCGCATACCGGGCTCGACGCAACGATCAAGACCGTGACGGGTCAGACTGTCGAGGGCAAGGTGACCTATATCTCTTCGGTTGCCGACGCGGCGACGCGTGCTTTCCCGGCTGAAATCGAGATCCCCAATGATGACTTCGCTATCCGCGATGGCGTCACTGCCGAAGCGGTCGTCAATATCGGCACTGCTCCGGGCCATCTCCTGCCCCAATCGGTGCTGACGCTCGACGATGACGGCGCCCTGGGTGTTCGCACCGTGGAAGACGGCGTCGTTGCCTTCCATCCCGTGACCATTGTCAACGACACCCGCGAGGGCATTTGGGTGACTGGCCTGCCGGCCGTCGCCGATGTCATCACCGTGGGCCAGGAAAATGTTACCTCCGGACAGGCAGTCGATGCCAGCCCGGTGGCCGTTTCTGCTGAAGCCACCGCCAGCTAA
- a CDS encoding ABCB family ABC transporter ATP-binding protein/permease, producing MSLDSPEKKPSVSADEGSVFSTVRNLWPYMWPEGRPDLKLRVSLAIAALLASKVATTLVPFAYKGIIDSLDGSTPNTAMILGMAVPIVLVIAYVLGNIIDAGFQQLRDVLFASVGQHAVRKLALQTFHHMHRLSLRFHLQRRTGGLSRVIERGTKGIETVVRFAMLNIAPTIVEFVVVAVIFVWLFGISYLGVLVVMIWAYLYFTIKASNWRISIRRQMNDSDTDANGKAIDSLLNFETVKYFANEKMEAERFDNAMAGYERSAIRIWTSLGFLNFGQAIIFYAGFLIISIMSIMGVMNGTLTLGDFVLLNTFLMQIYRPLNFIGFVYRELRQGLTDIEEMFKLLDRDPEITDKPGAGQLEITGPVIRFEDVHFHYDPDRPILMGVSFEVPAGKTVAIVGPTGAGKSTISRLLFRFYDVVGGRITIDGQDLRDVTQESLRSAIGMVPQDTVLFNDTIGYNIEYGRPGASEKEIRQAAAMAQVGSFIEALPKGYDTPVGERGLKLSGGEKQRVAIARTILKSPSILILDEATSALDTKTERDIQQALDVVSRNRTTVVIAHRLSTVVNADEILVLREGQIAERGSHFQLLAQDGLYAQMWNRQREASEAAELLARTQEDPDGFVKRGTPAAE from the coding sequence ATGTCCCTAGACAGTCCTGAAAAGAAGCCGTCCGTCAGCGCGGACGAAGGCTCCGTATTCTCCACAGTTCGCAATCTCTGGCCTTATATGTGGCCCGAGGGGCGGCCCGATCTCAAGCTTCGCGTCAGCCTCGCCATCGCGGCGCTTCTGGCCAGCAAGGTCGCCACGACGCTGGTTCCCTTCGCCTATAAGGGCATCATCGACAGCCTCGATGGCAGCACCCCAAATACTGCGATGATCCTCGGCATGGCGGTGCCAATCGTCCTTGTCATCGCCTATGTGCTGGGCAACATCATCGATGCCGGCTTCCAGCAGCTGCGCGACGTTCTCTTCGCCAGTGTCGGCCAGCACGCGGTGCGCAAACTGGCGCTCCAGACCTTTCACCACATGCACCGCCTGTCGCTGCGCTTCCACCTGCAGCGGCGCACCGGCGGGCTCTCCCGCGTCATCGAGCGGGGCACGAAGGGCATCGAAACGGTTGTCCGTTTCGCCATGCTCAACATCGCGCCCACGATCGTCGAATTCGTGGTGGTTGCCGTCATATTCGTCTGGCTCTTCGGGATAAGCTATCTCGGCGTCCTCGTGGTGATGATCTGGGCCTATCTCTACTTCACCATCAAGGCTTCCAACTGGCGCATCAGCATTCGCCGCCAGATGAACGACAGCGACACCGATGCCAATGGCAAGGCCATCGACAGCCTTCTCAACTTCGAAACGGTGAAGTATTTCGCCAATGAGAAGATGGAAGCCGAGCGCTTCGACAACGCCATGGCCGGCTACGAACGCTCCGCCATCCGCATCTGGACCTCGCTGGGCTTCCTCAATTTCGGCCAGGCCATTATCTTCTATGCCGGCTTCCTGATCATCTCGATCATGTCGATCATGGGCGTGATGAACGGTACGCTGACGCTGGGCGACTTTGTCCTGCTCAACACTTTCCTCATGCAGATCTACCGGCCGCTCAACTTCATCGGCTTCGTTTATCGCGAATTGCGGCAGGGCCTGACCGACATCGAAGAAATGTTCAAGCTGCTCGACCGCGACCCCGAGATCACTGACAAGCCTGGCGCGGGGCAGCTCGAAATCACTGGCCCGGTCATCCGCTTTGAGGACGTGCATTTTCATTACGATCCCGATCGCCCGATCCTTATGGGCGTGAGTTTCGAAGTCCCGGCAGGCAAAACCGTCGCCATCGTTGGACCAACGGGTGCCGGCAAGTCAACGATCTCGCGGCTGCTGTTCCGGTTCTATGATGTTGTCGGCGGCCGCATCACCATCGACGGGCAGGACCTGCGCGACGTGACGCAGGAGAGCCTCCGCTCGGCCATCGGCATGGTGCCGCAGGACACGGTGCTGTTCAACGACACCATAGGCTACAATATCGAATACGGGCGTCCCGGCGCCTCCGAAAAGGAAATCAGGCAGGCCGCTGCCATGGCGCAGGTTGGTAGCTTCATCGAAGCGCTGCCCAAGGGGTATGACACGCCGGTGGGCGAGCGTGGCCTGAAGCTCTCCGGCGGCGAGAAGCAGCGCGTGGCGATCGCGCGCACCATTCTCAAATCCCCTTCGATCCTGATCCTCGACGAAGCGACGTCGGCGCTCGACACCAAGACCGAGCGTGACATCCAACAGGCGCTCGACGTCGTCTCGCGCAATCGAACCACGGTGGTGATTGCCCACCGGCTGTCGACAGTGGTCAATGCTGATGAAATCTTGGTGCTGCGCGAAGGCCAGATTGCCGAACGCGGCAGCCACTTCCAGCTTCTGGCGCAGGACGGCCTCTACGCCCAGATGTGGAACCGCCAGCGCGAAGCCAGCGAAGCAGCAGAGCTTCTGGCGCGTACCCAGGAAGACCCGGATGGCTTTGTAAAGCGGGGTACCCCGGCGGCGGAGTAG
- a CDS encoding type II toxin-antitoxin system death-on-curing family toxin, whose protein sequence is MASKTYLSLDDALWIHEQQLLEYGGAKGVRDLGLIESALLRPQTGYYSDLIEEAAALWESLAMNHGFIDGNKRVAFACTILFLQLNQTEPTGTEDEWIEFIYSNLEAGTFRKEVIETWLHMHTTPAS, encoded by the coding sequence ATGGCCAGCAAGACCTACCTATCGTTGGATGATGCACTCTGGATCCACGAGCAGCAGCTTCTTGAATATGGCGGCGCCAAAGGCGTTCGTGACTTAGGACTAATCGAGTCAGCTTTGTTGCGGCCGCAAACGGGCTATTACTCCGATCTTATCGAAGAAGCCGCTGCTCTTTGGGAGAGCTTGGCCATGAACCACGGATTCATCGACGGCAACAAGCGGGTGGCGTTTGCCTGCACCATCCTGTTCCTGCAGCTCAACCAGACTGAGCCCACAGGGACTGAAGACGAGTGGATCGAGTTCATATACAGCAACCTGGAGGCAGGCACCTTCCGCAAGGAAGTGATAGAGACTTGGCTTCACATGCACACGACGCCGGCCTCATAG
- a CDS encoding PadR family transcriptional regulator, whose amino-acid sequence MNVRTLCLSILYDGDASGYDIRRMCTEEEFSYFVEASYGSIYPALAKLEDEQLVTSRTEQQDGKPARKVYSITEAGRSAFAEELGGPLGEDMFRSPFLLFARFAHILPADLVEERCMEMLERTMSGRKRLETAAERRDCSPADKWVIEYGRAMLELAEEHMRSHMSELITMARAESRKDAAE is encoded by the coding sequence ATGAACGTCCGAACCCTTTGCCTATCCATCCTCTATGACGGGGATGCCAGCGGTTACGACATCCGCCGTATGTGTACGGAGGAAGAATTCTCCTATTTCGTCGAAGCCAGCTATGGCTCGATCTACCCCGCGCTTGCCAAGCTTGAAGACGAGCAGCTCGTGACGAGCCGCACCGAGCAGCAGGACGGGAAACCTGCCCGCAAGGTTTATTCCATTACCGAGGCCGGACGTAGCGCCTTCGCCGAAGAACTCGGCGGGCCCCTGGGCGAAGACATGTTCCGCAGCCCGTTCCTCCTGTTCGCGCGGTTTGCGCATATTTTGCCCGCGGACCTGGTGGAAGAGCGCTGCATGGAGATGCTGGAGCGCACCATGTCGGGGCGCAAGCGGCTTGAAACCGCTGCCGAACGGCGCGACTGCAGCCCGGCCGACAAGTGGGTTATCGAATACGGACGGGCGATGCTCGAGCTTGCAGAAGAGCACATGCGTTCCCACATGTCCGAACTGATCACAATGGCGCGAGCCGAATCGCGCAAAGACGCGGCCGAGTAA
- the cysQ gene encoding 3'(2'),5'-bisphosphate nucleotidase CysQ, whose amino-acid sequence MSGVVKQRHINAWCRMTASSAELTDLSVKAAIAAAEVICAVYHRPIHVETKADGSPVTEADAAAEAVIIQYLQGTGIPILGEESVAAGIVPTLGERYFVVDPLDGTKEFIKRNGEFTVNIGLVEHGRPVMGVVLAPTTGELFVGDNRGAWTAKVVDGALTETHAISVGWLSRLRIVASRSHGHHALEKLCQTLDVESDVSVGSSLKFCLLARGDAQLYPRFTPTCEWDTAAGQAVLEAAGGAVVTLDGEAMRYGKHDLGFLNPYFVAAASLELAQKAATQMRILLS is encoded by the coding sequence TTGAGCGGCGTCGTAAAGCAGCGCCACATCAACGCCTGGTGCCGTATGACTGCCTCTTCCGCTGAGCTGACCGACCTCTCGGTCAAAGCCGCCATCGCTGCGGCGGAGGTGATCTGCGCGGTCTATCACCGCCCGATCCACGTGGAAACCAAGGCCGATGGCTCGCCGGTGACGGAAGCGGATGCTGCCGCGGAAGCGGTAATCATCCAGTATTTGCAGGGCACTGGCATCCCAATCCTAGGCGAGGAGAGTGTCGCTGCTGGTATCGTCCCGACCCTGGGCGAGCGCTACTTCGTCGTCGATCCGCTTGATGGCACCAAGGAATTCATCAAGCGCAATGGCGAGTTCACCGTCAATATCGGGCTTGTCGAGCATGGGCGTCCGGTCATGGGCGTCGTTCTTGCTCCCACGACCGGCGAGCTCTTCGTTGGAGACAATCGCGGCGCCTGGACTGCCAAGGTTGTCGATGGCGCCCTCACCGAGACGCATGCGATTTCCGTTGGCTGGCTATCGCGCCTGCGCATCGTCGCGAGCCGCAGCCACGGGCACCACGCCCTCGAAAAACTCTGCCAAACGCTTGACGTGGAGAGCGACGTCTCTGTCGGCTCCTCGCTGAAATTCTGCCTGCTCGCCCGCGGCGATGCTCAGCTTTACCCGCGTTTTACCCCCACCTGCGAGTGGGACACTGCGGCCGGTCAGGCCGTGCTCGAGGCGGCCGGCGGTGCCGTCGTGACGCTTGATGGCGAAGCGATGCGCTACGGCAAGCACGACCTTGGTTTCCTCAACCCCTATTTTGTTGCGGCGGCGAGCCTTGAATTAGCGCAAAAAGCTGCAACACAAATGCGGATATTGTTGAGCTGA
- a CDS encoding ArsR/SmtB family transcription factor → MFHRNPPIKHEPGRFRASTMRRQAAPMRDDDIANIMRALGHPVRLEILRILASQQGQCCCGDVTESLTLAQSTVSQHIKVLLDAGLITRKAQGTRNRYCISHDKLGELNSAFGGLLQGLAPLVASKEAEPA, encoded by the coding sequence ATGTTCCATCGCAATCCACCGATCAAGCATGAGCCCGGGCGTTTTCGCGCCTCGACCATGCGCAGACAAGCGGCGCCCATGCGAGACGACGACATTGCCAATATCATGCGGGCTCTTGGCCATCCGGTCCGGCTCGAAATCTTGCGGATCCTCGCCAGCCAGCAGGGGCAATGCTGCTGTGGCGATGTCACCGAAAGCCTAACCCTGGCTCAGTCGACCGTGTCGCAGCACATCAAGGTCCTGCTCGATGCCGGCCTGATCACGCGCAAGGCGCAAGGCACCCGCAATCGCTACTGCATCAGCCACGACAAGCTTGGAGAACTCAATTCCGCTTTTGGCGGGCTCCTGCAAGGTCTTGCCCCGCTTGTTGCGAGCAAGGAAGCGGAACCCGCCTGA
- a CDS encoding type II toxin-antitoxin system Phd/YefM family antitoxin: protein MAEISATDAKNKFGQVLEMAQAGPVHVQKNGRDVAVVLSPEQYARLQAASAGPRVNPLVQKLHNDSLKRWGRVYEALAK from the coding sequence ATGGCCGAGATTTCCGCAACCGATGCGAAGAACAAGTTTGGTCAGGTGCTGGAGATGGCACAAGCCGGGCCGGTGCATGTGCAGAAAAATGGGCGGGACGTTGCTGTGGTATTGTCCCCGGAGCAATATGCACGGCTGCAAGCTGCCAGCGCCGGACCTCGCGTCAACCCGTTGGTACAGAAGCTTCATAACGACAGTCTGAAGCGCTGGGGGCGGGTTTACGAAGCTTTGGCTAAGTAG